A window from Streptomyces sp. NBC_00335 encodes these proteins:
- a CDS encoding nuclear transport factor 2 family protein, with translation MSDKSIKVDAITKFFTAYAAYDLDGMREVLAEGIEWTIPGHHPLSGTKRGVEEVAAFFTQLGKAGFQADPLFLEANEEYVVDVHRGWTTGGVGKVDTLWALVWHFDADGKVDRVTNLSGDQHQMDSYVWANYDLAPIPDRLA, from the coding sequence ATGAGCGACAAGAGCATCAAGGTCGACGCGATCACCAAGTTCTTCACCGCCTATGCGGCCTACGACCTCGACGGCATGCGGGAGGTGCTCGCGGAGGGGATCGAGTGGACCATCCCGGGCCACCACCCGCTGTCGGGCACCAAGCGGGGCGTCGAGGAGGTCGCGGCCTTCTTCACCCAGCTCGGCAAGGCCGGATTCCAGGCCGACCCGCTGTTCCTGGAGGCCAACGAGGAGTACGTGGTCGACGTCCACCGCGGCTGGACCACCGGCGGCGTAGGCAAGGTCGACACGCTGTGGGCGCTGGTCTGGCACTTCGACGCCGACGGCAAGGTCGACCGGGTCACCAACCTCTCCGGCGACCAGCACCAGATGGACTCCTACGTCTGGGCCAACTACGACCTGGCCCCGATACCGGACCGCCTCGCCTGA
- a CDS encoding protease inhibitor I9 family protein, translating into MRTRTSRTLSIPAVAAVALAAALALPAPPAHATAPGPAAPSSRTAPAEWPAYIVTVHRGLDPAAVADAYGITPVHVYRHALNGFSARLSPDQVESLRSTAVVTSVEPDGPVTVSGPAV; encoded by the coding sequence ATGCGCACTCGTACGAGCCGGACCCTGTCGATCCCCGCCGTCGCCGCCGTCGCCCTCGCCGCCGCCCTCGCCCTGCCCGCCCCGCCCGCCCACGCCACGGCCCCCGGACCAGCCGCGCCCTCATCCCGTACGGCCCCGGCCGAGTGGCCGGCGTACATCGTCACCGTGCACCGCGGCCTCGACCCGGCCGCCGTCGCGGACGCCTACGGGATCACCCCGGTCCACGTGTACCGCCACGCCCTGAACGGCTTCAGCGCCCGCCTCTCCCCCGACCAGGTCGAGTCCCTGCGCTCGACGGCGGTCGTGACCTCGGTCGAACCGGACGGCCCGGTCACCGTCTCCGGCCCGGCGGTCTGA
- a CDS encoding S8 family peptidase — MRLLARAATAALLAITPVAAASASADVAPEPTPVPLTISANAIPGQYIVTLEPGYDPAKVAERLGLKPKFLYTKAMSGFAVPMTKLQLEIARVALGVKSVEADAKVSAPSSVPSTATALRGPSASWGLDRIDQKLLPLDNTFTAEGNGAGVNAYILDTGIEYAHDEFGGRATFGFDAIKDGRDGLDCNGHGTHVAGTVAGKTYGVARKANLVSVRVLDCKGEGDTSGIIAGLDWVAKNAKQPAVLNGSLGGDKSQAVNDAANAVTDAGVLPVIAAGNSSKDACLVSPASAGKVLTVAASNQWDEETSFSNFGECVSLYAPGEAVVSAKLGGGSVAENGTSMAAPHVTGVAVLYKAANPGATPEAIVEYLGDEATKDVLKSISKSSPNSLLFTNGL; from the coding sequence ATGCGCCTGCTCGCCCGCGCCGCCACCGCCGCCCTGCTCGCCATCACCCCGGTGGCCGCCGCTTCCGCGTCCGCCGACGTCGCACCCGAGCCCACCCCGGTGCCGCTGACCATCTCGGCCAACGCCATCCCCGGCCAGTACATCGTGACCCTGGAGCCGGGCTACGACCCGGCGAAGGTGGCGGAGCGGCTGGGCCTCAAGCCGAAGTTCCTCTACACCAAGGCCATGAGCGGCTTCGCCGTCCCCATGACCAAGCTCCAGCTGGAGATCGCGCGCGTCGCCCTGGGCGTGAAGTCGGTGGAGGCGGACGCGAAGGTCTCGGCGCCGTCGAGCGTGCCGTCGACGGCCACCGCGCTGCGCGGGCCGTCCGCCTCCTGGGGCTTGGACCGGATCGACCAGAAGCTCCTGCCGCTCGACAACACCTTCACCGCTGAGGGCAACGGCGCGGGGGTGAACGCATACATCCTCGACACGGGCATCGAGTACGCGCACGACGAGTTCGGCGGCCGTGCCACCTTCGGCTTCGACGCGATCAAGGACGGCCGCGACGGCCTGGACTGCAACGGCCACGGCACGCACGTCGCGGGCACCGTCGCCGGCAAGACGTACGGGGTGGCGCGCAAAGCCAACCTGGTCAGTGTCCGCGTCCTCGACTGCAAGGGCGAGGGCGACACTTCCGGGATCATCGCGGGCCTGGACTGGGTGGCCAAGAACGCGAAGCAGCCCGCGGTCCTCAACGGCTCCCTGGGCGGAGACAAGTCCCAGGCCGTGAACGATGCGGCGAACGCCGTGACGGACGCGGGCGTCCTGCCGGTCATCGCGGCGGGCAACTCCTCGAAGGACGCCTGCCTGGTCTCCCCCGCGTCGGCGGGGAAGGTGCTCACAGTAGCCGCCAGCAACCAGTGGGACGAGGAGACCAGCTTCTCCAACTTCGGCGAGTGCGTGAGCCTGTATGCGCCCGGAGAAGCGGTCGTCTCCGCCAAGCTTGGCGGCGGCAGCGTGGCCGAGAACGGCACGTCCATGGCAGCGCCGCACGTCACGGGCGTGGCCGTCCTCTACAAGGCGGCAAACCCGGGCGCCACGCCGGAAGCCATCGTCGAGTACCTGGGGGACGAGGCCACGAAGGACGTTCTGAAGAGCATCAGCAAGTCCTCCCCGAACTCCCTGCTGTTCACCAACGGTCTCTGA
- a CDS encoding pyridoxal-phosphate dependent enzyme: MDQHIAESIGRPDLIRLDDRLVCLRFETMKVVSALAAVRHLLDTGVVRRGDTLLDSSSGIYAYALALSCHRYGLRCHIVGSATVDHTLRTQLAVLGATLEQMEPCSDLKLDQKRRVERIQEILAAHPGYHWMRQYHDDVHYLGYRAIADRIREATGTADGLTVVGGVGSGASTGALARYLREGAPGPADVELVGVQPYGSVTFGSEHVTDPEMIIAGIGSSIPFGNVSHALYDTLHWVSFDAALAGSVDLLRRHAVFAGLSTGAGYLAARHERARSPHRTVLFIAPDTGHRYVDTVYARHREAAPIADLAPREVTDRSELALPWSRMRWGRAAA; this comes from the coding sequence ATGGACCAGCACATCGCGGAGTCGATCGGCCGGCCGGACCTGATACGCCTCGACGACCGGCTCGTCTGCCTGCGCTTTGAAACGATGAAGGTGGTCTCCGCCCTCGCGGCGGTGCGCCACCTGCTCGACACCGGAGTCGTGCGCCGCGGGGACACCCTGCTGGACAGCTCCAGCGGCATCTACGCGTACGCCCTGGCCCTGAGCTGCCACCGGTACGGCCTGCGCTGCCACATCGTCGGCTCGGCCACCGTGGACCACACGCTGCGGACCCAACTGGCCGTCCTCGGGGCGACGCTGGAGCAGATGGAGCCGTGCAGCGACCTGAAGCTCGACCAGAAGCGGCGCGTCGAGCGCATCCAGGAGATCCTCGCCGCGCACCCCGGGTACCACTGGATGCGCCAGTACCACGACGACGTCCACTACCTCGGCTACCGCGCGATCGCCGACCGGATCCGCGAGGCCACCGGCACGGCGGACGGGCTCACCGTCGTCGGCGGAGTGGGCTCGGGCGCCTCCACCGGCGCCCTCGCCCGCTACCTCCGCGAGGGTGCCCCGGGCCCGGCCGACGTCGAACTCGTCGGCGTCCAGCCGTACGGCAGCGTCACCTTCGGCTCCGAACACGTCACCGACCCCGAGATGATCATCGCCGGGATCGGCAGCTCCATCCCCTTCGGGAACGTCTCCCACGCGCTCTACGACACCCTGCACTGGGTCTCCTTCGACGCGGCCCTCGCCGGCAGCGTCGACCTGCTGCGCCGGCACGCGGTCTTCGCCGGCCTGTCCACCGGCGCCGGCTACCTCGCCGCCCGCCACGAGCGCGCGCGCTCACCCCACCGCACGGTCCTCTTCATCGCCCCCGACACCGGCCACCGCTACGTCGACACCGTCTATGCGAGACACCGCGAGGCCGCCCCGATCGCGGACCTCGCCCCGCGCGAGGTGACGGACCGGAGCGAGCTGGCTCTGCCGTGGTCGCGGATGCGGTGGGGCCGCGCCGCTGCGTGA
- a CDS encoding GHMP family kinase ATP-binding protein, whose protein sequence is MPRAAAAAATGTGRAPCHHGEILQGVFLDDTGRRCAGLVTLPMAGPGSSAAFVRRPGAEPGALTVAPADRTKAARAAALAVAECARRTGQPPCGGELRLTGEIPVGLGMGSSSSDVIAAVRAVADSYGLRLDPPTVAGLAVRAELASDPLMLGGRPVLFAQREGRVLEVLGPALPPLVVVGCALGGGKPVDTLSLPVADVDDGDVRAYERLRALLRRAVATGSAELLGAVATASARRGQRVLGHPEFGALTAIAHRAGAVGVQIAHSGAVAGVLFDPAAPGLRRRVRGCLQALDAHGIPATRTFTTGATTPTTPKETPHHGPAHRGVDRPAGPDTPRRPARLPAL, encoded by the coding sequence ATGCCCCGCGCCGCCGCAGCCGCCGCCACCGGCACCGGGCGGGCCCCCTGCCACCACGGCGAGATCCTCCAGGGCGTCTTCCTCGACGACACCGGGCGCCGGTGCGCCGGACTGGTCACCCTTCCCATGGCGGGGCCCGGCAGCAGCGCCGCGTTCGTCCGCCGTCCCGGCGCGGAGCCCGGGGCACTCACCGTCGCACCCGCCGACCGTACGAAGGCGGCGCGGGCCGCGGCCCTCGCGGTCGCCGAGTGCGCGCGGCGCACCGGTCAGCCGCCCTGCGGCGGGGAGTTGCGGCTCACCGGCGAGATACCGGTGGGCCTGGGCATGGGCAGCTCCAGCAGCGACGTGATCGCGGCCGTGCGTGCGGTCGCGGACTCGTACGGGCTGCGCCTGGACCCCCCGACGGTCGCCGGGCTGGCCGTACGGGCCGAACTGGCCTCCGATCCGCTGATGCTGGGCGGCCGCCCGGTGCTGTTCGCCCAGCGGGAGGGCCGGGTCCTGGAGGTCCTCGGCCCGGCCCTGCCGCCGCTGGTCGTGGTGGGCTGCGCCCTCGGCGGGGGCAAGCCCGTCGACACCCTGTCCCTGCCGGTGGCCGACGTAGACGACGGCGACGTACGGGCCTACGAGCGGCTACGCGCGCTGCTGCGCCGGGCCGTGGCTACGGGCAGCGCGGAGCTGCTCGGCGCGGTCGCCACCGCCAGCGCACGGCGCGGCCAACGGGTCCTCGGCCACCCGGAGTTCGGCGCGCTGACCGCCATCGCCCACCGGGCCGGGGCGGTCGGCGTGCAGATCGCGCACAGCGGTGCGGTGGCGGGCGTGCTCTTCGATCCGGCCGCCCCCGGGCTGCGCCGCCGCGTCCGCGGCTGCCTGCAGGCCCTGGACGCCCACGGCATCCCCGCCACCCGGACCTTCACGACCGGCGCCACCACCCCCACCACCCCCAAGGAGACCCCTCACCATGGACCAGCACATCGCGGAGTCGATCGGCCGGCCGGACCTGATACGCCTCGACGACCGGCTCGTCTGCCTGCGCTTTGA
- a CDS encoding Rossmann-like domain-containing protein: MTPTTPTTTATTPATSVDALIEAVLAGEHGPLPSSLVATSVFWIHHGTRLAGGDTTYLNQYVLVRLGGSFGGCAFEAGEIDPSVCRDSSGTPLDVLLREAPRPLRIAALDAYLSETRPHRVAAEQGAAEPVTLPTGTPELRARARDTAIAGLLDIEEGAEVGLIGVVNPLVAAIRERGGRPLPCDLNLKATQWGDPVTDDMHEVLERAQAVVATGMTLSNGTFDTILERCRSRGIPLVVYAQTGSAVARAFLGSGVTALSAEPFPFSQFSAEETVLYRYRTAGGA, encoded by the coding sequence ATGACCCCGACCACCCCGACCACCACGGCCACCACCCCCGCGACCTCCGTCGACGCGCTCATCGAAGCCGTCCTGGCCGGCGAGCACGGCCCGCTGCCCTCCTCCCTCGTCGCGACCAGCGTGTTCTGGATCCACCACGGCACCCGCCTGGCCGGCGGCGACACCACCTACCTCAACCAGTACGTCCTGGTCCGCCTCGGCGGCTCCTTCGGCGGCTGCGCCTTCGAGGCCGGCGAGATCGACCCGTCGGTCTGCCGCGACTCCTCCGGCACCCCGCTCGACGTCCTCCTGCGCGAGGCCCCGCGCCCGCTGCGGATCGCCGCCCTCGACGCCTACCTCTCCGAGACCCGCCCCCACCGCGTGGCGGCCGAGCAGGGCGCCGCCGAGCCCGTCACCCTCCCCACTGGCACCCCCGAACTCCGCGCCAGGGCCCGCGACACGGCCATCGCCGGGCTGCTGGACATCGAGGAGGGCGCCGAGGTCGGACTCATCGGCGTCGTCAACCCGCTGGTGGCGGCGATCCGCGAGCGCGGCGGCCGGCCGCTGCCGTGCGACCTCAACCTCAAGGCCACCCAGTGGGGCGACCCGGTCACCGACGACATGCACGAGGTGCTGGAGCGCGCGCAGGCCGTCGTGGCCACCGGAATGACCCTGAGCAACGGCACCTTCGACACCATCCTGGAGCGCTGCCGCTCCCGGGGCATCCCGCTGGTCGTCTACGCGCAGACCGGCAGCGCCGTGGCCCGCGCCTTCCTCGGCTCCGGGGTGACCGCCCTGTCCGCGGAACCGTTCCCCTTCTCCCAGTTCAGCGCCGAGGAGACGGTCCTGTACCGCTACCGGACGGCGGGCGGCGCGTGA
- a CDS encoding ABC transporter ATP-binding protein, with product MRIAAEKLSWSVAGTPVVRDVSADIASGETVGLLGPNGSGKSSLLRCLAGLRAPDAGAVRYDGESVRGWSARRIARQVAFVAQDAGADSDLAVADIVGLGRTPFRDRWRGPDAADRAVVAAALERVGLTALAGRPWKALSGGERQRTHIARALAQQPSGLLLDEPTNHLDVKHQLELMELLSGTGQTVLVALHDLSLAARYCDRLLLLHHGRLIASGPPAAVLTADRLAEVFEVDAELTTDALGHPHVSYRGPLGARTPVPTPTPQPAL from the coding sequence GTGAGGATCGCCGCCGAAAAGCTGAGCTGGTCGGTCGCGGGCACCCCGGTCGTACGGGACGTCAGCGCGGACATCGCCTCCGGCGAGACCGTCGGGCTGCTCGGCCCCAACGGCTCGGGCAAGTCCTCGCTGCTGCGCTGCCTGGCCGGTCTGCGGGCCCCCGACGCGGGCGCGGTCCGGTACGACGGGGAGTCCGTACGCGGCTGGAGTGCGCGCAGGATCGCCCGGCAGGTGGCCTTCGTCGCCCAGGACGCGGGCGCCGACAGCGACCTGGCGGTCGCGGACATCGTCGGCCTGGGCCGGACCCCGTTCCGCGACCGCTGGCGCGGGCCGGACGCCGCCGACCGGGCCGTGGTCGCGGCCGCGCTGGAACGCGTAGGACTCACCGCACTCGCCGGCCGCCCCTGGAAGGCACTGTCGGGCGGGGAACGGCAACGCACCCACATCGCCCGCGCGTTGGCCCAGCAGCCGTCCGGGCTCCTGCTCGACGAGCCCACCAACCACCTCGACGTGAAACACCAGCTCGAACTGATGGAGCTGCTGTCCGGCACCGGCCAGACCGTCCTGGTCGCCCTGCACGACCTGTCCCTCGCCGCCCGCTACTGCGACCGGCTGCTGCTCCTGCACCACGGCCGCCTGATCGCCTCCGGCCCGCCCGCCGCCGTCCTGACCGCCGACCGGCTCGCCGAGGTCTTCGAGGTGGACGCCGAACTCACCACCGACGCCCTCGGCCACCCGCACGTCAGCTACCGCGGACCGCTCGGCGCACGGACGCCGGTACCGACACCGACACCCCAACCCGCTCTGTGA
- a CDS encoding FecCD family ABC transporter permease, whose translation MSADPVTPGSVALSPPAPGPAALRSAVAEAGLFLLAAAVLAASVAAAVRIGAADVGWTGLARVFGARLGLDVQPLPPLLDSLVWDLRLPRVLMAALVGASLAVCGAVLQAVTRNALADPYLLGVSSGASAGAVTVVVLGIGANTLGVTGGALAGALLSFGLLLLLLRRTGLDSVRIVLTGVVIGQLFTALTSLVLMASADADTTRAVTHWLLGSMAPSRWDTVAVCAVVTPLGLAAAWLCSNALDGLAFGTDTAASLGIDVRHTRMLLLVVTAVLTAVAVATVGAIGFVGLIVPHGVRFLVGPLHRVLLPYTALAGAVFLVWTDALARVAFGPREVPVGVITALLGVPIFLLVLRKRGEL comes from the coding sequence ATGTCCGCTGACCCGGTGACCCCCGGGTCGGTCGCCCTGAGCCCGCCCGCGCCCGGGCCGGCCGCCCTCCGGTCCGCCGTGGCCGAGGCGGGCCTCTTCCTCCTCGCCGCGGCCGTGCTGGCGGCCTCGGTGGCGGCGGCCGTGCGGATCGGCGCCGCCGACGTGGGCTGGACCGGCCTCGCCCGCGTCTTCGGCGCCCGACTCGGCCTGGACGTGCAGCCGTTGCCCCCGCTGCTGGACTCCCTCGTCTGGGACCTGCGGCTGCCGCGCGTGCTGATGGCCGCCCTCGTCGGCGCCTCGCTCGCCGTCTGCGGCGCGGTGCTCCAGGCGGTCACCCGCAACGCCCTCGCCGACCCCTACCTCCTCGGCGTCTCCTCGGGCGCGTCCGCGGGAGCCGTCACCGTGGTCGTCCTCGGGATCGGCGCGAACACCCTCGGGGTCACCGGCGGAGCACTCGCCGGAGCACTGCTCTCCTTCGGGCTGCTCCTGCTGCTCCTGCGGCGCACCGGGCTGGACTCCGTACGCATCGTCCTGACCGGAGTGGTCATCGGGCAGCTCTTCACCGCGCTGACCTCGCTCGTCCTGATGGCCTCGGCGGACGCGGACACCACGCGGGCCGTCACCCACTGGCTCCTGGGCTCGATGGCACCGTCCCGCTGGGACACCGTCGCGGTCTGCGCGGTCGTCACCCCGCTGGGGCTGGCGGCGGCCTGGCTCTGCTCCAACGCCCTCGACGGGCTCGCCTTCGGCACCGACACCGCCGCCTCGCTCGGGATCGACGTACGGCACACGCGGATGCTGCTGCTCGTGGTCACCGCCGTGCTGACCGCGGTGGCGGTGGCCACGGTCGGCGCCATCGGCTTCGTCGGGCTGATCGTCCCCCACGGGGTGCGGTTCCTCGTCGGTCCGCTGCACCGGGTGCTGCTGCCGTACACGGCGCTGGCCGGCGCGGTGTTCCTGGTGTGGACGGACGCACTGGCACGGGTCGCCTTCGGCCCGCGCGAGGTTCCCGTCGGCGTGATCACCGCGCTGCTCGGCGTACCGATCTTCCTCCTGGTCCTGCGCAAGCGGGGTGAGTTGTGA
- a CDS encoding ABC transporter substrate-binding protein: MRHPAHLGIALTIALATAACSAPAGNGSKADDAKPAAQTSSRSSSLTSCGRQATFAAPPKRAVALDQTSTETLLELGLQDSMAGTANLKTKIPAPYQAAYAKVPVIAPKIATGEQLRAATPDFVVGGSADLFTKDRAGTREELAALKVPTFVSAVDCPEQNPAGRTPFELLFSDYENLGKVFGAEERAAKLATNQRTAVAKAGENASKVPGGAEQPTVVYLYSVFNGMPYVAGRTGLPSEMSRIVGAKNAFDDVDEDWPEVSWEEVAQRNPDFIVIGDLSERGRPGDSAAEKRATMTGHPVVSKLAAVRDDKILEVPGIELDPSVRSVHALGLLAAGMKDLGYVR; the protein is encoded by the coding sequence ATGCGCCACCCCGCTCACCTCGGCATCGCCCTGACCATCGCCCTCGCCACCGCGGCCTGCTCCGCACCCGCGGGCAACGGCTCCAAGGCCGACGACGCCAAGCCCGCCGCCCAGACTTCCTCCCGCAGCAGCTCTCTCACGAGCTGCGGCCGCCAGGCCACCTTCGCCGCGCCGCCGAAGCGGGCCGTCGCCCTGGACCAGACCTCGACCGAAACCCTGCTGGAACTCGGCCTCCAGGACTCGATGGCGGGCACCGCCAACCTCAAGACGAAGATCCCCGCCCCGTACCAGGCCGCCTACGCCAAGGTCCCCGTCATCGCCCCGAAGATCGCGACGGGCGAACAACTGCGCGCCGCCACGCCCGACTTCGTCGTCGGCGGCTCCGCCGACCTCTTCACCAAGGACCGGGCCGGCACCCGCGAGGAACTGGCCGCCCTCAAGGTCCCGACCTTCGTCAGCGCCGTGGACTGCCCCGAACAGAACCCGGCCGGCCGGACCCCCTTCGAGCTGCTCTTCTCCGACTACGAGAACCTCGGCAAGGTCTTCGGCGCCGAGGAGCGGGCCGCCAAACTCGCCACCAACCAACGCACCGCCGTCGCCAAGGCCGGGGAGAACGCCTCCAAAGTCCCCGGGGGCGCCGAACAGCCCACCGTGGTCTACCTCTACTCCGTCTTCAACGGCATGCCGTACGTGGCGGGCAGGACCGGCCTGCCCAGCGAGATGAGCCGGATCGTCGGCGCGAAGAACGCCTTCGACGACGTCGACGAGGACTGGCCTGAGGTCTCCTGGGAGGAAGTCGCCCAGCGCAACCCCGACTTCATCGTGATCGGCGACCTGTCCGAGCGCGGCCGGCCCGGCGACAGCGCCGCCGAGAAGCGCGCCACCATGACCGGGCACCCGGTCGTCTCCAAGCTCGCCGCGGTCCGCGACGACAAGATCCTCGAAGTTCCCGGCATCGAACTGGACCCCTCCGTGCGCTCCGTACACGCCCTCGGACTACTGGCGGCCGGCATGAAGGACCTCGGGTATGTCCGCTGA
- a CDS encoding MFS transporter, whose translation MATTPAPPAPKTVGPPGRSVLLDVPFLRLWAGTTASGLATWALPFVLGLAVLHRDLSAAGLGLVLAARTVGFLAAVTVGGVLADRHSRRTVVLWSALAAAVAAPLLAAGLGRSLLLMTAAAALAGAGQGACRPAFQALTAETVDPGRRQQANAAMTMAVRGSTLAGPALTALLAAFLDVWTLLLGIGLLWLVAALVPGKGQGVGQGEGQGVGQGAAAAGAVAPRASFRTEFLEGVREARRHPWFLAGLAALVAVIALGYSATSVALPLISRDRYDSEWVLAAAMTAYIVGALGGALVIARWRPRSQGWAAFAGLAAYGFAPLSLVLPVHPGVVVAAYAVAGIGIELFNVPWFTATQREVAPDRLARVSSLDFLVSYGLAPVGLALIAPAIDAFGVTPVLGVCAAACFLVPAAAALVPTARHFARSAPAADKA comes from the coding sequence GTGGCGACCACCCCCGCGCCCCCGGCGCCCAAGACCGTTGGCCCACCCGGGCGTTCGGTCCTCCTCGACGTCCCGTTCCTGCGCCTGTGGGCGGGCACCACCGCCTCCGGCCTCGCGACCTGGGCCCTGCCCTTCGTGCTCGGGCTCGCCGTGCTCCACCGCGACCTGAGCGCCGCCGGCCTCGGCCTGGTCCTCGCCGCGCGCACGGTCGGGTTCCTCGCCGCCGTCACCGTCGGCGGGGTCCTGGCCGACCGGCACTCCCGCCGCACGGTCGTCCTCTGGTCGGCCCTCGCGGCGGCGGTCGCCGCACCCCTGCTCGCGGCCGGACTGGGCCGCTCGCTCCTGCTGATGACGGCCGCCGCCGCCCTCGCCGGAGCCGGACAGGGCGCCTGCCGGCCGGCGTTCCAGGCCCTCACCGCCGAGACCGTCGACCCCGGGCGCCGTCAGCAGGCGAACGCCGCCATGACCATGGCCGTACGGGGTTCCACGCTCGCCGGACCCGCCCTGACCGCGCTGCTCGCGGCCTTCCTCGACGTCTGGACCCTGCTGCTCGGCATCGGCCTGCTCTGGCTGGTCGCCGCGCTGGTTCCGGGCAAGGGGCAGGGCGTGGGCCAGGGCGAGGGTCAAGGCGTGGGCCAGGGCGCGGCCGCCGCCGGGGCGGTGGCGCCGCGCGCGAGTTTCCGTACCGAGTTCCTGGAGGGCGTACGGGAGGCGCGCCGCCACCCCTGGTTCCTCGCCGGGCTGGCCGCCCTCGTCGCGGTCATCGCCCTCGGCTACTCCGCCACCAGCGTCGCCCTGCCCCTGATCAGCCGGGACCGCTACGACAGTGAATGGGTGCTCGCCGCGGCCATGACCGCGTACATAGTGGGCGCGCTCGGCGGAGCCCTGGTCATCGCCCGCTGGCGCCCGCGCTCACAGGGCTGGGCGGCCTTCGCGGGGCTGGCGGCGTACGGATTCGCCCCGTTGAGCCTCGTGCTGCCCGTGCACCCGGGGGTGGTCGTCGCCGCCTACGCCGTCGCCGGGATCGGGATCGAGCTCTTCAACGTGCCCTGGTTCACCGCCACCCAGCGCGAAGTCGCCCCGGACCGGCTGGCCCGGGTCTCCTCGCTGGACTTCCTCGTCTCCTACGGCCTGGCACCGGTCGGCCTCGCCCTGATCGCCCCGGCCATCGACGCCTTCGGCGTCACACCCGTCCTCGGCGTCTGCGCGGCCGCCTGCTTCCTCGTACCGGCGGCGGCGGCCCTGGTGCCGACGGCCCGCCACTTCGCGCGGAGCGCCCCGGCGGCGGACAAGGCCTAG
- a CDS encoding SigE family RNA polymerase sigma factor: protein MNAEHEAQFQAFVAARWTTLVRTAYLLTGDPHDAEDVTQTALAKAYRSWRRVARSDSPEAYVRRMLVSCNNDRFRKRRVAERLTGSVPDTSVRENAVARADERSVLMTALAQLPARQRAVVVMRYWEDLSEAETADVLGCSPGTVKSQASKALAKLRACPGLERVTAECGTNSEKHETDQGALR, encoded by the coding sequence ATGAACGCCGAGCATGAAGCGCAGTTCCAGGCCTTCGTCGCCGCGCGGTGGACCACGCTGGTGCGGACCGCGTACCTGCTCACGGGCGATCCGCACGACGCGGAGGACGTGACCCAGACCGCGCTCGCGAAGGCGTACCGGTCCTGGCGGCGGGTGGCGCGCAGCGACAGTCCGGAGGCGTACGTCCGCCGGATGCTGGTCAGTTGCAACAACGACCGCTTCCGCAAGCGCCGGGTCGCGGAGCGGCTCACGGGCTCGGTACCGGACACCTCGGTGCGCGAGAACGCCGTGGCCCGGGCCGACGAACGCAGCGTGCTCATGACGGCGCTCGCTCAACTGCCCGCCCGGCAGCGGGCGGTGGTGGTCATGCGGTACTGGGAGGACCTCTCGGAAGCCGAGACCGCCGACGTACTCGGGTGCTCCCCCGGCACCGTGAAGAGCCAGGCGTCCAAGGCACTGGCGAAACTCCGCGCGTGCCCAGGACTGGAGCGGGTCACGGCGGAGTGCGGCACGAACAGCGAGAAGCACGAGACGGATCAGGGGGCGCTCCGGTGA
- a CDS encoding GYD domain-containing protein, whose translation MPLYLSRFSYTPETWARLMAHPEDRAQAARSYIESVGGKLHGFWYAFGTHDGYNLWEAPDDVSMAAVALAISGGGALSSFETTVLLSVDDTLEALRKAEQIRYRPPGASGTS comes from the coding sequence ATGCCGTTGTATCTGTCGAGGTTCAGCTACACGCCGGAGACGTGGGCCAGGCTGATGGCCCACCCCGAGGACCGGGCTCAGGCGGCCCGGTCGTACATCGAGTCCGTCGGCGGGAAGCTGCACGGCTTCTGGTACGCCTTCGGCACGCACGACGGCTACAACCTCTGGGAGGCCCCGGACGACGTGTCCATGGCCGCGGTCGCCCTGGCGATCAGCGGGGGCGGGGCGCTCAGCTCGTTCGAGACGACGGTCCTCCTGAGCGTCGACGACACGCTGGAGGCACTGCGCAAGGCCGAGCAGATCCGGTACCGGCCTCCGGGCGCGTCCGGGACGTCGTGA
- a CDS encoding PIN domain-containing protein, with product MTPKPTRPGGTLVLDSEGLAKAVLRDRTITRWLALALADDMRVITSTATLVEVVHPKINMPALAWALSRVVVEPVTEEIAHAAAALLREAGLHGHKYAIDAMLAATALAAPGPVTVLTSDPEDLTALCGTRLAAVKV from the coding sequence ATGACGCCGAAGCCGACCAGGCCCGGAGGCACCCTCGTGCTGGACAGCGAGGGACTCGCCAAGGCGGTGCTGCGGGACCGTACGATCACCCGTTGGCTCGCCCTCGCCCTCGCGGACGACATGCGCGTCATCACCAGCACGGCCACCCTCGTCGAGGTGGTCCACCCGAAGATCAACATGCCGGCCCTCGCGTGGGCGCTGTCCCGGGTGGTGGTCGAGCCCGTCACCGAGGAGATCGCCCACGCCGCCGCGGCCCTGCTCCGCGAGGCCGGCCTGCACGGGCACAAGTACGCCATCGACGCGATGCTGGCCGCCACCGCACTCGCGGCGCCCGGCCCCGTCACCGTCCTCACCTCCGACCCCGAGGACCTCACCGCGCTCTGCGGCACCCGCCTCGCCGCCGTGAAGGTCTAG